One window from the genome of Pedobacter schmidteae encodes:
- a CDS encoding rhodanese-like domain-containing protein — MKEITVQELKEKIDNKEDFQLIDVRETFEYETSNLEGLNIPLGGILIEADQIAQDKPVIIHCRSGKRSAAAVMQLEQQLGLTNLYNLKGGILAWQEAFDPNMPVY, encoded by the coding sequence ATAAAAGAAATAACCGTTCAGGAGCTGAAAGAAAAGATCGATAATAAGGAAGATTTTCAACTGATTGATGTACGTGAGACCTTTGAGTATGAAACATCAAACCTTGAAGGCCTGAACATCCCTTTGGGTGGTATTTTAATTGAGGCCGACCAGATTGCGCAAGACAAGCCAGTAATTATTCACTGCAGAAGTGGCAAAAGAAGTGCTGCTGCGGTAATGCAATTGGAGCAGCAATTGGGTTTAACCAATTTGTATAATTTAAAGGGAGGTATTCTTGCCTGGCAAGAGGCTTTTGACCCTAACATGCCGGTTTACTAA
- the pepT gene encoding peptidase T, which translates to MLKYINKNKSLQNRFTKYVQIDTQSDPSSPTVPSTEKQKNLGKVLVDELLELGITDAHLDEYGYVYATIPANTDKKVPVICFCSHMDTSPDCSGYNVKPIIHENYQGQNLVLPDDHSVILKMNEHPDLKDQIGNDIITASGTTLLGADNKAGLAEIMEAAAFLMGNPDFKHGTVKILFTPDEEIGRGVDKVNLEKLGADFAYTIDGETLGSIEDETFSADGAVLTIKGVSAHPGFAKGKMESAIKILSDVISSLPADCLSPESTELKEGFIHPVTISGNVEQAEARFILRAFNDEELAANGELLDATVQNIIEDFPNSSYELKITEQYRNMKQVLDQYPQIIEYGIEAIKRAGITPKQQSIRGGTDGSRLSFMGLPCPNIFAGEHAFHGKQEWASVQDMEKAVETIVNIAAIWEERA; encoded by the coding sequence ATGCTAAAATATATAAATAAAAACAAATCCCTTCAAAACAGGTTCACAAAATACGTACAGATAGACACCCAGTCCGATCCTTCTTCGCCGACTGTTCCTTCGACCGAAAAACAGAAGAATTTAGGTAAGGTACTGGTTGACGAATTGCTGGAACTGGGCATTACGGATGCACACCTGGATGAGTATGGCTATGTATACGCCACCATTCCGGCCAATACTGATAAAAAAGTCCCTGTGATTTGCTTCTGCTCGCACATGGACACCTCGCCCGACTGTAGCGGCTATAACGTAAAGCCCATTATTCACGAAAATTATCAGGGTCAGAACCTGGTATTGCCGGATGACCATTCCGTTATTTTGAAAATGAATGAACATCCTGATCTGAAAGATCAGATTGGGAACGACATCATCACAGCAAGCGGGACTACACTGCTGGGCGCCGATAATAAAGCCGGACTGGCAGAGATTATGGAGGCAGCCGCATTTTTAATGGGGAACCCTGATTTTAAACACGGTACGGTTAAAATATTGTTTACGCCTGACGAGGAAATAGGTCGCGGGGTGGATAAAGTAAACCTGGAGAAACTAGGCGCCGATTTTGCCTATACCATTGACGGCGAAACCCTGGGTTCTATTGAAGATGAAACTTTCTCGGCCGACGGAGCTGTACTGACCATTAAAGGCGTAAGTGCACACCCGGGCTTTGCCAAAGGCAAAATGGAAAGTGCCATTAAAATATTATCTGATGTCATCAGCTCCTTGCCTGCAGATTGCCTTTCGCCAGAGTCGACAGAGCTGAAAGAAGGTTTTATTCATCCGGTTACCATTAGCGGGAATGTAGAACAGGCTGAAGCCAGGTTTATCCTGCGTGCATTTAATGACGAAGAACTGGCCGCCAATGGCGAATTACTGGATGCTACGGTACAGAACATCATCGAAGATTTTCCAAATTCATCTTATGAGTTGAAAATTACCGAGCAGTACCGTAACATGAAACAGGTGCTGGATCAATATCCTCAGATTATTGAATACGGTATCGAGGCTATCAAACGTGCCGGCATTACCCCTAAACAGCAAAGCATCAGGGGTGGTACCGATGGCTCTAGGTTATCATTTATGGGCCTGCCTTGTCCGAATATTTTTGCCGGCGAACATGCTTTTCATGGTAAGCAGGAATGGGCATCGGTTCAGGATATGGAAAAGGCCGTGGAAACTATTGTGAATATTGCCGCCATCTGGGAAGAGCGCGCATAA
- a CDS encoding thiamine pyrophosphokinase: MSSHHIIREKQEPALYIHELGAFNEEYLGQLLEWSPTLIVNGPVYEKAVSMGLKIDAVVNSLGTNTYQENTKVIEVRTEALDAVLDFLIAEGYEAVNVIDTKSNLRELGSYISEINIVVFTETEKAYAIKPGFKIWKPKGSIFKIEVMSYFETSNLRQEENDDFVVINDGFVEFNFTTAYLFISELL; encoded by the coding sequence ATGTCATCACACCATATCATCAGAGAAAAACAGGAGCCTGCTTTATACATTCATGAATTGGGCGCTTTTAATGAAGAATATCTGGGCCAGTTGCTGGAATGGAGCCCAACTTTAATTGTTAATGGCCCGGTTTACGAGAAGGCAGTCAGCATGGGGCTAAAAATCGATGCGGTTGTAAATTCTTTGGGCACAAATACCTATCAGGAGAACACCAAAGTGATTGAGGTTAGGACCGAAGCGCTGGATGCTGTACTCGATTTTTTGATTGCCGAGGGCTATGAAGCAGTTAACGTTATTGACACTAAAAGTAATTTGCGGGAGCTGGGCAGTTATATTTCCGAAATTAATATTGTAGTTTTTACAGAAACGGAAAAAGCCTATGCCATAAAACCGGGTTTCAAGATATGGAAGCCTAAAGGAAGCATTTTTAAGATCGAAGTCATGTCATATTTTGAAACCAGTAACCTGAGGCAGGAAGAAAATGACGACTTTGTGGTCATAAACGACGGATTTGTAGAGTTCAATTTTACAACCGCCTATTTATTTATCAGCGAGCTACTATGA
- a CDS encoding RNA polymerase sigma-70 factor, with the protein MYECYWQKLYQIALKYLGDSFAAEEVVQELFTSLWQRKDTLLLHQDTVENYLVRAVRFKISRIYSDEIRKTKKINELKEQQPSAHHQTEKQVLYNFLKQDIEKLVTLLPERCKDVYHLSRNKGLNNKEIALCLSISEKTVENQLTKALNFLRKGLKKYPRT; encoded by the coding sequence TTGTATGAATGTTATTGGCAAAAACTCTATCAGATTGCCTTAAAATATCTTGGCGATAGTTTTGCAGCTGAGGAGGTAGTGCAAGAGCTGTTTACCTCTTTATGGCAACGCAAAGATACCCTGCTATTACATCAGGATACTGTTGAAAATTATCTGGTTAGAGCAGTCCGCTTTAAAATATCGAGAATTTACAGCGATGAAATCCGAAAAACCAAAAAGATCAATGAACTTAAAGAACAGCAGCCCTCGGCTCATCATCAAACAGAGAAACAGGTACTGTATAATTTTTTAAAACAGGACATTGAAAAACTGGTTACTTTGTTGCCGGAACGGTGCAAGGATGTTTATCACCTAAGCCGAAATAAAGGACTTAACAACAAAGAGATAGCCTTATGTTTGTCTATTTCTGAAAAGACTGTGGAAAATCAACTCACTAAAGCGCTGAATTTTTTACGCAAGGGACTAAAAAAATATCCAAGAACATAG
- a CDS encoding dipeptide epimerase — protein sequence MKIAYTPYNLELKHPFSIAKFSRTSTPIMLIRLNYEGVEGYGEASMVPYMGESEETAIQFLRKVDWSRFIYPFNFDEIKAYLDSLEKGHPAIKAAIDIALNDISGKLLNKPCYEMYGTDPLKMPLTSYTIGIDTPEVIREKVADANGFKVLKIKLGRDNDKELINTIRSVSDLPLYVDANQGWSNRKQAIEMIYWLHDQGVQLIEQPMDKADLDGNAWLTGRSPIPILADEAVQRLADLDGLKGAYHGINIKLMKSAGMHEGHQMILKAKSMGMKVLIGCMSETSCATQAGMALAPLCDWADLDGPWLTKNNPFTAPKMRDGKYLLNQLPGLGLEGVNPALFTDAF from the coding sequence ATGAAAATTGCTTACACTCCCTACAACCTTGAATTGAAACATCCTTTTTCTATTGCGAAGTTTTCGAGAACAAGCACCCCAATCATGCTCATCAGGCTCAATTACGAGGGCGTTGAAGGTTATGGCGAGGCTTCGATGGTGCCCTATATGGGCGAAAGTGAAGAAACTGCCATTCAATTTTTAAGGAAAGTAGACTGGTCGCGCTTTATTTACCCCTTTAATTTTGATGAAATAAAAGCGTACCTGGACAGCCTGGAAAAGGGGCACCCCGCTATAAAAGCAGCCATCGACATTGCCTTGAATGACATCAGCGGAAAGCTATTAAACAAACCTTGTTATGAAATGTATGGCACCGACCCCTTAAAAATGCCCCTTACATCTTATACCATTGGGATAGACACCCCCGAGGTGATCCGCGAAAAAGTGGCCGATGCCAACGGGTTTAAAGTGCTAAAAATTAAACTCGGCAGGGATAATGATAAAGAACTGATCAATACCATCAGAAGCGTAAGCGACCTGCCCCTGTATGTGGATGCCAATCAGGGCTGGAGTAACCGGAAACAGGCCATAGAAATGATTTACTGGCTGCACGACCAGGGCGTACAATTGATAGAACAACCCATGGACAAGGCAGATCTGGACGGTAATGCGTGGCTTACAGGCCGAAGTCCGATACCCATTTTAGCCGACGAAGCCGTTCAGCGCCTGGCAGACCTGGACGGACTGAAAGGGGCCTACCATGGCATTAATATTAAGCTGATGAAAAGCGCTGGTATGCATGAAGGTCATCAGATGATCCTGAAGGCCAAATCAATGGGAATGAAAGTATTGATCGGTTGTATGAGCGAAACATCCTGTGCCACCCAGGCAGGCATGGCATTGGCTCCACTATGCGATTGGGCCGATTTGGATGGCCCATGGCTCACCAAAAACAATCCCTTTACCGCGCCAAAAATGAGAGATGGCAAATACCTGTTGAACCAATTACCGGGTTTAGGCCTGGAGGGCGTAAACCCGGCATTATTTACTGACGCTTTTTAA
- a CDS encoding rhomboid family intramembrane serine protease produces MEYLSHTPVASIIFLFTVVTSIYAFNDHALYGKFMLHPYSVSRRYKLYTLITSGLIHADWMHLIFNMMTFYFFAFQLEGVIGSWRFGAVYFLGLVLSDIPSVIKHKNDMWYNSLGASGAISAVLFSFILFQPFSKMMIFPIPIPIWAIVFGPLYLVYCVYASKHSRDSINHDAHFFGALAGMIVTVLIVPGVIPHFIQQLLAKIG; encoded by the coding sequence ATGGAATACCTGAGCCATACCCCCGTTGCCTCGATTATCTTTTTATTTACCGTTGTCACCAGTATTTACGCCTTTAACGACCATGCCTTATATGGCAAATTTATGCTGCATCCTTATAGCGTGTCACGCAGATATAAATTGTATACCTTAATTACCAGTGGATTGATCCATGCCGATTGGATGCACCTGATATTTAACATGATGACCTTTTATTTCTTCGCTTTTCAGCTGGAAGGGGTGATCGGTTCCTGGCGATTCGGGGCGGTGTATTTTCTGGGCCTGGTTTTAAGCGATATCCCATCGGTGATAAAACATAAAAACGACATGTGGTACAATAGTCTGGGGGCTTCGGGAGCTATCAGTGCCGTATTGTTTAGCTTTATTTTATTTCAGCCTTTCTCTAAGATGATGATCTTTCCGATACCAATACCCATTTGGGCGATCGTTTTTGGACCGCTATACCTGGTGTATTGTGTGTATGCCTCCAAACATTCCCGGGACAGTATCAACCACGACGCCCACTTTTTTGGTGCGCTGGCCGGTATGATTGTTACGGTGCTAATTGTGCCGGGAGTAATCCCACATTTTATCCAGCAATTATTGGCAAAAATCGGTTAG
- a CDS encoding outer membrane beta-barrel protein: MPTYLKEDTLKPIFASLLALSLCLNATAQSNFYKMTIGAGAGITQSFADLAKHDYGIAGYGTFDYLFTPFLSLGFEGQMGEINGGDVNTDPNYRQFINRYKAFALNGKVYLGALINYERSGFANAIKGLYAGAGAGIVMNTMHFVVREKPYDASGYVFPGKDNSKDLMIPLNLGINFNFMDRYGYYKYGVNFNYQTNVTLGEGLDGYDDSPLKFKSGKPDIYTYFSIGLKYHFGSVGLSTKTLY; this comes from the coding sequence TTGCCTACATACTTAAAAGAAGATACGTTGAAACCAATTTTTGCATCGTTACTGGCACTCTCTCTTTGTTTAAATGCCACAGCACAATCTAATTTTTATAAAATGACCATCGGCGCGGGCGCCGGAATTACCCAGTCTTTTGCTGATTTAGCGAAGCACGACTATGGCATTGCCGGTTATGGGACATTTGATTATCTTTTTACTCCCTTTTTGAGTCTGGGCTTTGAAGGTCAAATGGGCGAAATTAATGGCGGTGATGTAAATACAGATCCCAATTACCGCCAATTTATAAACCGATATAAGGCTTTTGCGCTGAATGGCAAGGTATACCTGGGTGCATTGATTAACTATGAAAGAAGTGGCTTTGCCAATGCCATTAAGGGGCTTTATGCAGGAGCTGGTGCCGGAATAGTGATGAATACGATGCATTTTGTTGTCCGTGAAAAACCTTATGATGCTTCGGGCTATGTTTTTCCGGGAAAAGACAACTCAAAAGACCTGATGATTCCTTTAAATCTGGGTATTAATTTCAATTTCATGGACAGATATGGATACTATAAATATGGTGTTAACTTTAACTACCAGACCAATGTTACCCTTGGCGAGGGTTTAGATGGCTATGACGACTCGCCACTAAAATTTAAAAGCGGCAAGCCCGATATTTATACTTATTTTTCCATCGGTCTGAAGTACCATTTCGGATCTGTAGGCTTATCTACCAAAACATTATATTAA
- a CDS encoding bifunctional 2-polyprenyl-6-hydroxyphenol methylase/3-demethylubiquinol 3-O-methyltransferase UbiG, with product MDVFGEALKDQFIKPPAETLWVHNSYDEPEEMPVDIYFRDEREMPELELRALDLCKGKVLDVGAGVGSHALILQKRGLDVTGMDISVPAVTIMRQRGLKQAIEGNILTYKLPEGAQKYDTLLFMMNGIGLTGSIPGLKAFLGHVKSLIAEKGQLVFDSSDLSYLYLEVPFPENGYFGEVSFRYEYKSQKGNWFKWIYVDQKTLIDIAKATGWHVEIIFEDDSDQYLARLTLAK from the coding sequence ATGGACGTTTTTGGAGAAGCCTTAAAAGATCAATTTATAAAGCCCCCGGCAGAAACCCTTTGGGTACACAATTCTTATGATGAGCCCGAGGAAATGCCTGTCGACATTTATTTCAGAGATGAGCGTGAAATGCCCGAGCTGGAACTTAGGGCGCTTGACCTCTGTAAAGGTAAAGTGCTGGATGTTGGGGCCGGCGTAGGCAGTCATGCCTTAATACTTCAAAAAAGAGGTTTGGATGTAACAGGAATGGATATCTCGGTTCCAGCCGTGACCATTATGAGACAACGAGGCTTGAAACAAGCTATAGAAGGGAATATCCTTACCTACAAATTGCCTGAGGGAGCGCAGAAATACGACACTTTGCTTTTTATGATGAATGGAATTGGCCTTACCGGATCTATTCCAGGATTAAAAGCCTTTTTAGGACATGTTAAAAGTTTAATTGCCGAAAAAGGACAATTGGTTTTTGATAGCTCCGATCTCTCTTATCTGTATCTGGAAGTGCCTTTTCCCGAAAATGGTTATTTTGGAGAGGTAAGCTTCAGGTATGAATATAAAAGCCAGAAAGGCAATTGGTTTAAATGGATTTATGTAGACCAGAAAACACTGATTGATATTGCCAAAGCTACCGGTTGGCATGTAGAAATTATATTTGAAGATGATTCAGATCAATATTTAGCCAGGTTAACCCTGGCTAAATAA
- a CDS encoding DUF4407 domain-containing protein: MNAISRFFWFCSGAHLATLEKHQTEHNKYIGIGATIFFTGLFAALSGGYAMYFVFKGDEGAVLFALFFGLIWGLAIFNMDRYIVSSINKSATVNKQILQATPRILLAIMIGIVISRPLELKIFDKEIKERLKVSYLNNQRSKIDTLNAAFENKYAIEMGKLNEAKAQRDSMASAIKADRQKLNFEIFGNKTTETSGVMGYGPYAKRKEAELKQREKELDTLTADVRALEKFVDGRKQFDGLMSEKLFTGKQLDSLTSIAGFADRNWALGQLSFNRDGSRDTSTYLAVTFIGLLFIFFECLPVFVKLMSSRGPYDKSVENIELAQVYESDKDKDFEIEVIDGVHETRVSKTIERRKNQLNE; the protein is encoded by the coding sequence ATGAATGCGATATCCCGTTTTTTTTGGTTTTGCTCCGGTGCCCATCTGGCAACCCTCGAAAAGCACCAGACAGAGCACAACAAATACATAGGCATTGGTGCCACCATATTTTTTACCGGGCTATTTGCGGCACTTTCGGGCGGCTATGCCATGTACTTTGTCTTTAAAGGAGATGAAGGTGCTGTACTTTTTGCCTTGTTTTTTGGATTGATATGGGGTCTGGCCATTTTTAACATGGACAGATACATTGTATCCAGCATCAACAAAAGCGCCACGGTAAATAAACAGATTTTACAGGCCACGCCACGTATTTTGCTGGCCATCATGATAGGCATTGTGATTTCGCGCCCCCTGGAATTAAAAATATTCGACAAAGAGATTAAAGAACGTTTAAAGGTCAGTTACCTGAACAATCAACGCTCAAAAATTGACACCTTAAATGCCGCATTTGAGAACAAATATGCCATAGAAATGGGCAAACTGAATGAAGCCAAGGCACAAAGGGACTCGATGGCCAGCGCTATAAAAGCTGACAGACAGAAACTGAATTTTGAAATATTTGGCAATAAAACTACCGAAACATCGGGTGTAATGGGATATGGTCCTTATGCCAAAAGAAAAGAAGCCGAACTGAAACAACGGGAAAAGGAACTGGACACCCTAACCGCCGATGTACGTGCTCTTGAAAAATTTGTGGATGGAAGAAAACAGTTTGACGGACTGATGTCGGAAAAACTGTTTACCGGTAAGCAACTGGATAGCCTGACCAGTATTGCAGGGTTTGCCGACCGCAATTGGGCCCTTGGCCAGCTGAGCTTTAACAGGGATGGCAGTCGCGACACCAGCACCTACCTGGCGGTAACCTTTATTGGCCTATTGTTTATATTTTTTGAATGTCTGCCCGTTTTTGTTAAATTGATGAGCAGCCGGGGGCCATATGATAAATCAGTAGAAAATATCGAACTTGCCCAGGTTTACGAGTCTGACAAGGACAAAGACTTTGAAATTGAAGTCATAGATGGCGTTCACGAAACCCGGGTAAGCAAAACCATTGAAAGAAGAAAAAACCAACTAAACGAATAA
- a CDS encoding M20/M25/M40 family metallo-hydrolase, producing the protein MKKITYTLLALLFTQFAWAQDINKIITSQYVDRLIKTLSSDEMEGRATFSRGIDKAAAFIESEFKTIGLKPLDGESGFRQTFEKDGKPLFNVVGMIPGKSKAKELVIFSGHYDHLGIVKGNEQDSIANGADDDASGITAMIALAKYYKALNNNERTLIFVAFTAEELGGFGSKHFSKKLNPDDVVAMFNIEMIGKESKFGKNTAFITGFDKSDFGKILQKNLAGTEFAFHPDPYIRQNLFYRSDNATLAALGVPAHTISTDQIDTDQFYHTVKDEYSTLDTENILATIKAIAKSAISIVKGTDTPTRIPRLVESHD; encoded by the coding sequence ATGAAGAAAATCACTTACACCTTATTAGCCCTTCTGTTTACCCAGTTTGCCTGGGCACAAGACATCAACAAGATCATCACCAGCCAATATGTAGACCGACTGATTAAAACACTAAGCAGTGATGAAATGGAAGGCAGGGCCACTTTTAGCCGAGGTATTGATAAGGCAGCAGCATTCATTGAATCGGAGTTCAAAACAATTGGACTGAAACCACTGGATGGCGAAAGTGGCTTCAGACAAACATTCGAAAAAGATGGGAAACCGTTGTTTAATGTAGTTGGAATGATTCCCGGCAAGTCTAAAGCCAAAGAACTGGTGATATTTTCAGGACATTATGACCACCTGGGAATTGTAAAAGGTAATGAACAAGACAGCATAGCCAATGGCGCCGACGATGACGCTTCGGGCATTACGGCCATGATTGCCCTGGCCAAATATTACAAAGCCTTAAATAACAACGAGCGTACCCTCATTTTTGTAGCTTTTACAGCTGAAGAACTGGGTGGCTTTGGTTCAAAACACTTTTCCAAAAAGCTAAATCCGGATGATGTAGTAGCCATGTTTAACATAGAGATGATTGGAAAAGAAAGTAAGTTTGGAAAAAATACCGCTTTTATCACAGGCTTTGATAAATCTGACTTCGGAAAAATCCTGCAAAAAAACCTGGCAGGAACAGAATTTGCTTTTCATCCTGATCCCTACATCCGCCAGAACCTGTTCTACAGAAGCGATAATGCCACCCTTGCTGCACTTGGCGTTCCGGCACACACCATCAGCACTGATCAGATTGACACCGACCAATTCTATCACACGGTGAAAGATGAATACAGTACTTTAGATACAGAAAACATTCTGGCTACCATTAAAGCCATTGCAAAAAGCGCTATCAGTATAGTGAAAGGGACCGATACCCCAACACGGATACCAAGATTAGTAGAAAGCCACGACTAA
- a CDS encoding DUF6358 family protein, with product MGKKIALNVFYNLGIILSIFGIVWGYNNTKYLVIVLFVATAAFFLYLKLQLVKEMRNNLKKRQ from the coding sequence ATGGGAAAGAAAATAGCATTAAATGTTTTTTATAACCTTGGTATTATCCTTTCCATTTTTGGGATTGTATGGGGTTATAACAACACAAAATATCTGGTTATTGTACTGTTTGTAGCTACTGCCGCATTTTTTCTTTATTTAAAGCTTCAGCTGGTAAAGGAAATGCGCAACAACCTTAAAAAGCGTCAGTAA
- a CDS encoding GNAT family N-acetyltransferase — translation MIILRKGKEEDIESIQQLAYRTWPEAYGDILSAEQIDYMLQKMYNKGELLSQLEQGYIFLIAEEDNIDLGFASYSVFDSANQVYKLHKLYVLPQTHGKGVGKLLINEVVNLVKRVGGKSLKLNVNRDNKAIEFYKKAGFTVKETVDLDIGNGFVMEDYVMQLSL, via the coding sequence ATGATTATTTTAAGAAAAGGAAAAGAGGAAGATATAGAGAGCATACAACAACTGGCCTACCGTACATGGCCAGAGGCCTATGGCGATATTCTTTCGGCCGAACAGATTGACTATATGTTGCAGAAGATGTATAACAAAGGAGAACTGCTTTCGCAATTGGAACAGGGATATATCTTCCTGATCGCAGAAGAAGACAATATTGATCTGGGTTTTGCCTCTTATTCGGTTTTTGATTCTGCCAATCAGGTGTATAAACTTCACAAGCTATATGTGCTGCCTCAAACCCATGGCAAGGGAGTGGGTAAATTGCTCATCAACGAAGTGGTTAACCTGGTAAAAAGAGTGGGTGGAAAATCGCTTAAATTAAATGTAAACCGGGATAATAAGGCGATCGAATTTTATAAAAAAGCAGGGTTTACCGTAAAGGAAACCGTTGACCTTGATATTGGCAACGGTTTCGTGATGGAGGATTACGTAATGCAATTGTCCCTTTAG